One Palaemon carinicauda isolate YSFRI2023 chromosome 4, ASM3689809v2, whole genome shotgun sequence DNA segment encodes these proteins:
- the LOC137640308 gene encoding sarcosine dehydrogenase, mitochondrial-like, translating to MNRPTLIFRKRRSHIQFGKVFRNLFMKANDVRYNGRPIHYPAYGKELKNLSSLAADKATLPSEADVVVIGGGSLGCNVLYYLTKLGINNVILLEAHQLTSGTTWHTAGLLFELRHSDVDTQLIRTTRDLLLGLEDETGINPGWIMNGGLMVAQCKNRLDEYKRLMSLGRTQGIETYILDPKETSEVHPLMNTSDIVGTLYSPRDGTMDPSGFCTALTRAARRAGAKVYENCPVTDICTAEKLLGGKRVTEVHTPLGVVRTNAVVNAAGSWGNHIAKMVGVELPLTIVEHSIIFTEKIPGIKNTPNVREPAASAVLKVHGDSLAVTGFEKSPVLVEKLATDSPFMLYDLKWDVFGEVFEKSVNRIPALESAGIKSTICGPESFTPDIKPILGEDPTVEGFFHFCGGNGTCMMLGGGLGQQMAKWVIHGRPEVDMFSYDIRRFHKPLNSNKHWVHAKSHECFMNRYSVKYKHNEPLAGRGQRLSPLHEVLEKQGCVFQESHGWEKPGWFNSHPSHVQPYDWYGAYDKQVNTDQRYCDALKHDHTFDLPMHHDVLRKECLSCRNKAAIFDLSHLAKFCLTGPDAQVAADWLFTADVSREPGTSVYTCLLNKMGGVEGLLNVSIFNGEEEVVFGQPFTSRSFYLTSDCQVEYHVLSHLLKEIRTHRWDVEIVNHTDNISVLSVQGPESRQILQRLSDATFNNASFPVSTQKVLSVCGETVLARRVTSTGEMGWELHMPNKSAQPIYEALMDVGKPFGLVNAGYRALESLSAEKGERNWHTDTRPDDTPLEAGLTSSCKLNTRMNFLGREALERQQSSVVHKKLMTFTLKDPSKPLWGNEGIWRDCSPVGFLRRADYAFSLGLAIGYGYVKLSTEEIEDPGLLKKGVWEIESMGELLDVTIHLNHPFDPEGLRVNGDLVLEDGLVCQ from the exons ATGAATAGGCCTACATTAATATTCCGGAAAAGACGGAGTCATATCCAGTTTGGGAAGGTTTTCAGGAACCTTTTCATGAAAGCAAATGATGTAAGGTATAATGGTAGGCCTATTCATTATCCAGCGTATGGCAAG GAACTGAAAAATCTCTCATCTTTGGCTGCAGACAAGGCTACTCTACCTAGCGAGGCTGACGTGGTCGTTATAGGCGGGGGTTCGCTAGGATGCAATGTCCTTTATTATCTGACAAAACTTGGCATTAATAATGTTATTCTTCTGGAGGCTCATCAGCTTACCTCAG gaacaaCATGGCACACAGCAGGACTCCTTTTTGAACTTCGACACTCTGACGTTGACACACAACTGATTCGCACCACGAGAGACCTCCTTCTAGGATTGGAAGACGAGACAGGTATCAATCCAGGATGGATCATGAATGGAGGGTTGATGGTTGCCCAGTGTAAG AATCGCCTGGACGAATATAAAAGACTGATGTCCCTTGGTAGGACGCAGGGAATTGAAACTTACATCCTAGATCCAAAGGAAACCAGTGAAGTACATCCTTTGATGAACACCAGCGATATTGTTGGAACGCTCTACAGCCCCAGAGATG GAACAATGGACCCAAGTGGGTTTTGCACGGCTCTCACACGAGCTGCAAGGAGAGCAGGAGCCAAGGTCTACGAAAATTGCCCAGTGACGGACATTTGCACGGCTGAAAAACTCCTTGGCGGGAAAAGAGTCACAGAAGTACATACACCTCTTGGGGTCGTCAGGACAAACGCTGTTGTCAATGCTGCTG GAAGCTGGGGTAACCACATAGCCAAAATGGTCGGAGTAGAATTGCCGTTGACTATAGTGGAACATTCAATCATTTTCACGGAGAAAATCCCGGGAATCAAAAACACGCCTAATGTTCGCGAACCGGCTGCATCTGCCGTGCTGAAAGTTCACGGAGATTCACTAGCTGTTACGGGTTTTGAGAAAAGTCCCGTTCTAGTGGAAAAG CTAGCGACTGATTCCCCTTTTATGCTGTATGATCTGAAATGGGACGTTTTTGGCGAAGTTTTTGAGAAGAGTGTGAACCGGATACCAGCACTCGAATCTGCGGGGATAAAGTCGACGATCTGTGGACCAGAAAGCTTTACCCCTGATATAAAGCCTATTTTAG gagaagaccCAACTGTAGAAGGCTTCTTTCACTTCTGCGGAGGAAATGGAACATGCATGATGCTGGGAGGAGGATTGGGTCAACAGATGGCCAAATGGGTCATTCATGGACGACCTGAGGTCGATATGTTTAGTTACGACATTCGCAG GTTCCACAAGCCCTTGAATTCTAACAAACATTGGGTCCACGCCAAATCCCACGAGTGTTTCATGAATCGCTATTCTGTCAAATACAAACATAACGAACCTCTTGCCGGTCGGGGTCAGAGACTGTCTCCTTTGCATGAG GTCTTGGAAAAGCAAGGCTGTGTGTTCCAGGAAAGTCATGGATGGGAGAAACCTGGATGGTTCAATAGCCATCCATCTCATGTGCAGCCTTATGATTGGTATGGAGCGTATGACAAGCAAGTTAATACTGACCAGAGATACTGCGACGCTCTTAAACACGACCATACTTTTGATCTTCCAATGCATCACGATGTA CTAAGGAAAGAATGTCTGAGTTGCCGCAACAAAGCTGCCATCTTTGATCTGTCTCATCTGGCAAAGTTTTGCCTGACGGGACCTGATGCTCAGGTGGCCGCTGATTGGCTGTTCACAGCTGACGTCAGCAGGGAACCAGGGACGAGTGTTTACACGTGCTTGCTCAACAAGATGGGAGGTGTTGAAGGGCTTCTAAATGTG AGCATATTCAATGGTGAAGAAGAAGTTGTATTTGGCCAGCCATTTACAAGCAGAAGTTTCTACCTGACATCAGACTGCCAAGTTGAGTACCACGTCCTCTCtcatttacttaaagaaataaggACGCATCGATGGGACGTGGAGATTGTCAACCATACAGATAACATATCAGTTCTTTCAGTACAAGGCCCGGAGAGCAGACAGATACTGCAGAGGCTGTCTGACGCAACGTTTAACAATGCTTCTTTTCCAGTGTCTACTCAGAAAGTTCTTTCTGTTTGTGGCGAAACTGTTCTGGCACGGAGGGTGACATCTACTGGAGAAATGG GATGGGAGCTCCACATGCCAAATAAGTCAGCTCAACCGATATACGAAGCACTGATGGATGTTGGTAAACCATTCGGTCTAGTCAACGCTGGTTATCGGGCCTTGGAATCTCTATCTGCAGAAAAG GGTGAGAGAAACTGGCACACGGATACCAGACCTGACGATACTCCACTAGAAGCTGGCCTAACCTCATCCTGCAAACTGAACACAAGAATGAATTTCTTAGGTCGTGAAGCCCTTGAGAGGCAACAATCCTCTGTGGTTCATAAGAAGCTAATGACTTTTACTCTAAAGGACCCTTCGAAGCCTCTGTGGGGCAATGAAGGCATATGGCGTGATTGCTCTCCCGTTGGGTTCCTCAGGAGAGCTGATTATGCATTTTCGCTCGGTCTAGCCATCGGTTACGGCTACGTGAAACTTTCCACTGAGGAAATTGAAGATCCTGGGCTTTTGAAAAAGGGTGTTTGGGAGATTGAATCTATGGGGGAGCTTCTAGATGTAACTATACATTTAAATCATCCATTTGATCCAGAAGGATTGAGAGTCAATGGAGATTTAGTTCTTGAAGATGGTTTAGTCTGTCAATGA